Proteins found in one Plectropomus leopardus isolate mb chromosome 9, YSFRI_Pleo_2.0, whole genome shotgun sequence genomic segment:
- the f8 gene encoding coagulation factor VIII, which translates to MKATILALLLPPLLLCCSAREEPQSAAAVREYYIAAVEIGWDYVYLDDVEPAASDQRRRFKDVPQKYIKAVYREYTDSTYTVPKQRPAWTGIQGPVIVARAGDRVVVHFKNLASQSYSISPLGITYWKQSEGAGYDDSTAGQEKEDDAVSPGGYYEYVWDISPKDGPTSSDPECLTYSYSSQVDTVRDVNSGLIGALLICKASAFTDDGQRRNTAFVLLFAVFDETKSWYGEVGERKSREKFKRSAGRKEYHTINGYVNSTLPGLTMCQGRSHVSWHLIGMGTAPEIHSIKFQDHTLQVLSHRKVTMEVTPMTFITAEMRPATLGRFLMSCQIYAHRHDGMNAVFTVENCPEPVNLPGPDLRKVKHTDSSEDFDDDEDLFNTISFYPKKPQVQVRSSRGQLPRTWKHYIAIEEITWSYAPHLKPTDSKLQSGYLPAAPHHLGYTYKKARYVEYTDASFTQRKNPDTDRTLLGPLLKGKVNDQIHITLRNMASRPFNIYANGLTRIYPLHRSANAAEKDLRSMGVPPNGTFTYVWKLTTDDGPLEGDPQCLTQLYQSTISPERDLASGLVGTLLICKSDTMDFRGRLLGPEREWSLIFAVFDENRSWYFNESMLHSSQNSSNVTGPEFYDSNVIYSINGTMFAGRQFVAFQTDVAFWHVAYVGTQSDFLSVYFTGNLFQHQGLYQSVLTLFPMTGITVPMEMEVMGEWEISAYDGSLKNRGMSVSYSVLHSYDGDRVDHDGLDEDISDYTDYLGLQPRGRRHGNRTVLVRVCKKPLANNNTLLVNASSQNVTDDKSQEAEGRSVCRMKKVTIAPRGEDPGEMSDGGIPQDILEEIERDSERTVSENGTDGGERGGRQRRQAEGNWTVEDITSAEDGGTGIQIREEDAGNGTDAGVEVKSEERSEMSSVNNGTKGDLEESNEILLNSNRQLSDKSSTVEQISSEVSQNHIQSEPEQLTGDLPGLQYNRTADNDTAGISLSLQYDDYSDEVNGTADMFATDYMDLRSGGTKYRHYYIAAEEITWDYGIRKPHQLIKPREMRRGMRKFLPEYKKVVFRAYSDKDFQHPVGRGEPQEHLGIMGPFIRAEISDLLTVVFKNKASRPYSFHFQGVYDRSQGAGMVQTNPSFPPLGVPGEPVPPGEVRTYNLKITKKQGPTNSEFDCKTGAYYSTVDKERDLHSGLIGPLVICKSGTLRKTLRDIQEFALLFHTFDETKSWYLEENLQRHCAPPCQANTEDTWYHISNKFAAINGYVAETLPGLVIAQHQPVRWHLLNVGNDGEYHAVHFHGLPFTVHTEEEHRMGVYNLFPGVFGTVEMRPPTVGTWLVECTIGEYQLAGMRAKLLVYNRDCVMPLGMKSGRIEDSQITASDHIDNWEPRLARLEQTGYINAWIGRDKNSWLQVDLLRPTLLHGVQTQGVRAKLRENYITIFKVSYSLDQETWTTYRGNRTRKNDVLFGNMDSSKVNYNTFSPPFVARYVRIQPDDFTQKPALRLELLGCDLNSCSLPLGLQRRQINDSSFSASSFYSSLLRTWSPSLARLHQDGGANAWRPRNNNPHEWLQVDLGKVKRITGVVTQGARSLLTQMMVTEFSVTFSHDNHSWSSVLEENSQREKIFTGNSDPDDEALAVFDPPLFGRYLRIHPRGWINDIALRLEVLGCDTQQGL; encoded by the exons ATGAAAGCCACGATCCTtgcgctgctgctgccgccgctgctgctctgctgctccgccAGAGAGGAGCCGCAGTCCGCCGCTGCTGTCAGAGAGTATTATATAGCAGCTGTGGAGATCGGCTGGGACTATGTCTACCTGGACGATGTGGAGCCAGCAGCGTCCGACCAAAG gAGGAGATTCAAAGATGTTCCTCAAAAATACATCAAGGCAGTTTACAGAGAGTACACAGACTCCACATACACTGTCCCCAAGCAAAGACCAGCGTGGACAG GTATTCAAGGCCCAGTGATTGTTGCGCGGGCTGGAGACAGGGTGGTGGTCCACTTCAAGAACTTGGCCTCTCAGTCCTACAGCATCAGCCCTTTGGGGATCACCTACTGGAAACAGTCTGAAG GAGCCGGATATGATGACTCCACAGCGGGCCAGGAGAAGGAGGATGACGCCGTCTCTCCTGGAGGATACTATGAGTATGTGTGGGACATCAGCCCTAAAGACGGTCCCACCAGCAGTGACCCCGAGTGTCTCACCTACTCCTACTCATCCCAGGTGGACACAGTCCGAGATGTAAACTCCGGACTCATCGGTGCTCTGCTCATCTGCAAAGCAA GTGCCTTCACAGATGATGGCCAGAGGAGAAACACAGCGTTTGTCCTGCtgtttgctgtatttgatgagaCCAAGAGCTGGTACGGAGAGGTcggagagaggaagagcagagaGAAGTTCAAGAGGAGCGCCGGCAGGAAGGAATACCACACCATCAATGGATATGTCAACTCCACGTTGCCCG GTTTGACAATGTGTCAGGGACGTAGTCACGTGTCCTGGCATCTGATTGGGATGGGCACAGCTCCAGAAATCCACTCCATTAAGTTTCAGGATCACACTCTGCAG gtGCTGAGCCATCGTAAAGTCACCATGGAGGTGACCCCCATGACATTCATCACTGCCGAAATGAGACCTGCTACTCTCGGTCGCTTCCTTATGAGCTGTCAGATATACGCTCACCGACATG ACGGTATGAACGCTGTCTTCACGGTGGAGAATTGTCCCGAACCTGTCAATCTGCCGGGACCCGACCTGCGTAAAGTCAAACACACGGACAGCAGTGAAGACTTCGACGACGACGAGGATTTGTTCAACACCATAAGCTTTTACCCTAAAAAACCACAAGTGCAAGTGAGATCCAGCAGGGGACAGCTACCTCGAACCTGGAAGCACTACATCGCCATTGAAGAGATCACATGGAGCTACGCCCCTCATCTAAAACCCACAGACAG TAAGCTGCAGTCTGGATATTTGCCTGCAGCTCCCCATCACCTGGGCTACACGTATAAAAAGGCGAGATATGTGGAGTACACAGACGCATCTTTCACTCAGAGGAAGAACCCAGACACTGACAGGACACTGCTGGGTCCACTCCTGAAGGGAAAAGTCAACGATCAAATCCAC ATCACTCTCAGAAACATGGCCAGTCGCCCTTTCAACATCTACGCGAATGGCCTCACCAGGATCTATCCACTGCACAGATCTGCCAATG CTGCAGAGAAAGACTTGCGCTCCATGGGAGTGCCTCCAAATGGGACGTTTACCTACGTTTGGAAGCTAACAACAGATGATGGTCCCTTGGAGGGAGACCCCCAGTGTCTGACCCAGCTGTATCAGAGCACCATCTCCCCAGAGAGGGATTTGGCTTCTGGACTGGTGGGCACCCTGCTTATCTGCAAGTCAGACACCATGGACTTCAGAGGACGTCTG TTGGGCCCAGAAAGAGAGTGGAGCCTGATATTTGCTGTGTTTGATGAAAACAGAAGTTGGTACTTCAATGAAAGCATGCTGCATTCAAGCCAAAACTCCTCTAACGTCACCGGCCCTGAGTTCTACGACTCCAATGTCATTTACA GTATAAACGGCACCATGTTCGCTGGACGTCAGTTTGTGGCGTTTCAAACTGACGTCGCCTTCTGGCATGTGGCCTATGTGGGCACCCAGAGTGACTTCCTCTCTGTTTACTTCACCGGAAACCTCTTTCAGCACCAAGGCCTCTACCAGTCTGTACTCACCCTCTTCCCCATGACTGGCATAACCGTTCCCATGGAAATGGAGGTGATGG GTGAATGGGAGATCAGTGCCTATGATGGCAGCCTCAAGAACCGAGGGATGAGCGTCAGTTACAGCGTTCTTCATAGCTATGATGGAGATCGAGTTGATCATGATGGGCTTGACGAAGATATCTCTGATTATACCGATTATTTAGGTCTACAGCCGCGGGGCAGAAGACATGGAAATCGCACAGTGTTGGTTCGAGTGTGTAAGAAACCCCTCGCCAATAACAACACTTTATTAGTAAACGCTTCCAGCCAAAATGTCACTGATGATAAATCCCAGGAAGCTGAAGGACGGTCAGTTTGTCGGATGAAGAAAGTGACGATAGCACCGAGAGGAGAAGACCCTGGCGAGATGTCTGACGGAGGAATCCCTCAGGATATATTGGAggaaatagagagagacagtgagcgGACGGTTTCTGAGAATGGGACTgacggaggagagagaggaggaagacagaggagacaAGCAGAGGGCAACTGGACAGTTGAAGACATCACGTCTGCAGAAGATGGAGGAACTGGGATACAGATTCGAGAAGAGGATGCTGGAAACGGGACTGACGCTGGTGTCGAAGTAAAATCTGAGGAGAGGAGTGAAATGTCAAGTGTGAATAACGGGACAAAGGGAGACCTTGAAGAGAGCAACGAGATCTTGCTGAACAGCAATCGCCAGCTGAGCGACAAATCCTCAACTGTAGAGCAAATTAGTTCAGAAGTGTCACAAAACCACATTCAGTCTGAACCTGAACAACTTACAGGAGATCTGCCGGGTCTGCAGTACAACCGCACCGCTGATAACGACACGGCAGGGATCAGTCTGTCCCTCCAATACGATGACTACAGCGATGAG GTAAATGGCACAGCAGACATGTTTGCCACAGATTACATGGACCTGCGCTCCGGAGGGACCAAATATCGACACTATTACATAGCTGCAGAGGAGATCACCTGGGACTACGGCATCAGAAAACCACACCAGCTCATCAAACCCAG GGAGATGCGTCGAGGGATGAGGAAGTTCCTGCCTGAGTATAAGAAGGTGGTGTTTCGAGCCTACAGCGATAAAGACTTCCAACATCCTGTAGGCAGAGGAGAGCCCCAGGAACATCTCGGGATCATGGGACCGTTCATCAGAGCTGAGATTTCGGATCTCCTCACT GTGGTCTTTAAGAACAAGGCGTCGAGGCCTTACTCCTTTCACTTCCAGGGAGTTTATGACCGCAGCCAGGGGGCTGGCATGGTTCAAACCAATCCCTCATTTCCACCACTCGGGGTCCCAGGAGAGCCTGTTCCTCCTGGGGAGGTGCGGACCTACAActtgaaaataaccaaaaaacaaGGACCAACAAACTCGGAATTTGACTGCAAGACTGGGGCTTACTACTCCACTGTGGATAAG gagagGGACCTTCATTCAGGTCTGATTGGTCCACTGGTGATCTGTAAGTCCGGTACGCTCCGGAAGACGCTGCGAGATATCCAGGAGTTCGCCCTTCTCTTCCACACCTTTGATGAAACTAAAAGCTGGTACCTGGAGGAGAACCTGCAGCGTCACTGTGCTCCACCCTGTCAGGCCAACACCGAAGACACCTGGTACCACATCAGCAATAAGTTTGCAG CAATAAATGGTTATGTGGCTGAGACACTTCCTGGTCTGGTTATCGCCCAGCACCAGCCCGTCAGGTGGCACCTGCTGAATGTAGGAAATGACGGCGAGTACCACGCTGTCCACTTCCACGGTTTGCCCTTCACTGTTCACACCGAAGAGGAACATCGCATGGGTGTCTACAACCTCTTCcctg GAGTGTTTGGCACGGTGGAGATGAGACCCCCCACAGTCGGCACGTGGCTGGTGGAGTGCACTATAGGAGAGTACCAGCTGGCCGGCATGAGGGCGAAACTACTGGTCTATAACCGAG ATTGTGTCATGCCTCTGGGAATGAAGTCAGGAAGGATCGAGGATTCGCAGATCACAGCATCAGATCACATAG ATAACTGGGAGCCGAGACTGGCACGGCTGGAGCAGACTGGTTATATCAATGCCTGGATAGGCAGAGACAAGAACTCATGGCTACAG GTCGACCTTCTGAGGCCCACCCTGCTGCACGGTGTGCAGACGCAGGGAGTCAGGGCGAAGCTGAGGGAGAACTACATTACAATCTTCAAAGTCTCCTACAGCCTGGACCAGGAGACTTGGACCACATACAGAGGAAACAGAACCAGGAAGAACGAT GTACTTTTTGGCAACATGGACAGCTCCAAGGTGAACTACAACACCTTTTCTCCACCATTTGTGGCTCGCTACGTCAGGATTCAGCCTGATGATTTTACACAGAAGCCTGCTCTCCGTCTGGAGCTGCTGGGCTGCGATCTCAACA gctGCTCTCTTCCTCTCGGGCTCCAGAGGAGGCAGATTAATGACAGCAGCTTCAGCGCCTCCTCATTTTATTCATCTCTGCTGCGTACCTGGAGTCCCAGCCTCGCTCGCCTACATCAGGATGGCGGCGCCAATGCCTGGAGGCCAagg AACAACAACCCCCACGAGTGGCTTCAGGTCGATTTGGGGAAAGTAAAACGCATCACGGGAGTCGTAACCCAAGGAGCACGATCACTGTTGACACAAATGATGGTGACGGAGTTCTCCGTCACTTTCAGTCATGATAATCACTCCTGGAGCAGTGTGCTGGAGGAGAACTCCCAAAGAGAAAAG ATCTTCACAGGAAACAGCGATCCAGACGACGAAGCTCTCGCTGTCTTTGATCCTCCTCTGTTTGGTCGCTACCTCCGCATCCACCCGCGGGGTTGGATCAATGACATCGCCCTGCGTCTGGAGGTCCTGGGCTGTGACACACAGCAGGGGCTCTGA